Below is a window of Rhodamnia argentea isolate NSW1041297 chromosome 11, ASM2092103v1, whole genome shotgun sequence DNA.
ACGTGATTTGTAAGGGACTTGTCGAGACAAATCTGTACCAAGAGATAGATCCCTATCCTTATATCTTTGACATGATGATGATCCAAATCAAAGATGGGGTCCATTCTAATTAATTCCCTTTCTTTGTCCGATAGGTTCGTACGTGACTCAGTCAACAACATTTGAATCCGTGCACGATGGAAGAAAATCCCTCGTTCAAATGTCGGCCGCCGCTGTCGTTTTTCGTGTTGGACGATGAAAAGTTGCCTCCAAGCATCGCATCACGTACGAATATATTTCTCCTTTGAATGGGAAGTGTGGTTTGGTCCAAGTGAAATGAACCATGTGCTGtattatgtttatttatttacttattttctttcattacaTAGTTCCaccttatcccttttttttttagtattttggcTATCCAATGGGAGATTaccaatagtttttttttttttgttggtcctATGGTACATGTTCAAGCATTTTTTCAAGAGGTTACCCATCCCGATAGCGATCAAACAATAAAGTTCGGTGTAGGACGGATCAAAGCAGATAACAGAGATGTCACAAATTCGTATCGAACAGGGACCTTCTCATAAGTATGACAAACTATGCGAAATCTGGTGAGTCTGTAATAAACCAGTCCAATGAAGGCGAGGAGTGGTAGTCCAGGCCGGAAAGTCTAAATAAAGAGCAACTCTTGGCAGACCTCTAGAATAATGATGGGAGcatggatgaattgaattgtgcATCGAAATATATGTAAGTATAATTAACTTACGGAAGCGCATTTTGACGTAACGCTAATACTTTTTTCTGGAACTTCAAAGTTAAGCGTGTTTATGAGCAACCCATTGATGCATGGGCATGATACAGTTCCCCAGAAAGTCGAAATGAGAGAGGCAAAGGCATACCGATCTTGGCCAAGATACATCCCATTTTTACAACTTTCGACTGGCAAATTTAACTGGTTTCCCCACTTATGAACATGCATTCTGAAGAATCCTTAGAAAACAGATCCCCAACCACTTGATCATTGTCgcatcaaaaataaaatttaaatctcGCGGTTTTGTCATAAAAGGTCTAAAATTCTGTGTGCTATCACAAATTGTACAGGAGTTacggaaaaatatgaaaaaattattgctTGTTGCCACCTGAAGATCCGTCTCTCAGTGAACCGTAGAACTAATCGTTATTGAACTCTGTTTAGTTCAATTAACCACAAGAACAAAAGTTTGAAATGAACTTTCACTAAATGAAATATTGAAACGATTCCGCCACAATCTTATAGCATACAATTTCCCTAGGGACTTTCATCAGATATTTACAAGTTAGGACGGGAGGTATCACCACTCTAAACACCAACTGTGCCGATCGCCGCAGACCCCTCGAGATCGCGGCACGTCCGCCGCATCCGCCTTTCAGCCGATTTAGAGCCCCGACCGATTGGTTTCATTGTGAGACTGGATGCACCTCAATGCTCTGCTTCTCTCTCTGGTAAAAACCCAGCAAAGCAGAATCCCCAGGACCAACTCAGGTCTGTAGCCCCCCCCCCACATGAGCAATTGGTCCGAGACATTGCCTCGATTGATCAACACGAATGGAATGTTCCTCAACGGACCAGTTCAAAATGGTTCCTGCAAGTACATGGACATGTCCTGAAGGGGCGAGAACTGATCCAGCTGATACTCTCCTTGCGCGAGCGCATCGTCCAAGAAGTTATCCATTGAACCGAACTGGAAACCGAGCGTCCTCTCCCAATCGTCCCATTTCGCCTCGCTCTGCACTTCCTTCTCGGATGCCAAGTCCGGAGACGCCACGTGCTCCGAGCAGCTAGAATCCGTGTGCAGCCTTGGCATCGACTCCGACGAGTCCATGTACATGTGATCCGTAGTCATTGGCGAATGCCCGTATTGGGGAGGTGTGTATGGATTCAGCGCCACCGGCATAACAATCTGCGGCTTTGTCTCCATTTCCGGGAACTCTGCCAGTTTATTTTGCGTGGAGGGGAAATGCTTCTCTATGGTGCCCTTCTTGTTGTATATCCGGCATAGAACCCAATCATCAAGCTGTAATAAACAGCAAGGATCGATGTTAATCAGTGAGTTTTCCTTATGACCTTGTCCAATTACATGTGCGGTAACACCAAAAGCAGTTACAAGAAGGGAAAGAGAGTAATTACCCTCCagttgttcttcttcttggcgGCAGATCGATCAACATTGGCGAGGCGATACTCGTGCATGATCCAATTGGTCTTCACTCCTCTCGGAGCTTTCCCAGCATAAAACACTAGCGCCTTCTTTATTCCGAGCGTCTTTGGGCGGCCGATCGGCTTATCGGCCCCGGTCGCCTTCCAATACCCATTTCCGGCTGCCCG
It encodes the following:
- the LOC115755907 gene encoding NAC domain-containing protein 2-like gives rise to the protein MKKAQLELPAGFRFHPTDDELVNHYLIRKCASHPISAPIIAEIDLYKFDPWDLPEMALYGEKEWYFFSHRDRKYPNGSRPNRAAGNGYWKATGADKPIGRPKTLGIKKALVFYAGKAPRGVKTNWIMHEYRLANVDRSAAKKKNNWRLDDWVLCRIYNKKGTIEKHFPSTQNKLAEFPEMETKPQIVMPVALNPYTPPQYGHSPMTTDHMYMDSSESMPRLHTDSSCSEHVASPDLASEKEVQSEAKWDDWERTLGFQFGSMDNFLDDALAQGEYQLDQFSPLQDMSMYLQEPF